The Ziziphus jujuba cultivar Dongzao chromosome 12, ASM3175591v1 sequence ATGCATGCTTGCTGATTTATTGGTATTCCATATGACGTGGCACTTTgactcattctctctctctctctatttcagTCTAAACAACCAACCAACGACTCCCAAGTACCAACCATAGGGTGACTCAGTCCAACTCGTTCTCACACaactcattctctctctctctctctctcttttctcaccctttGTCTGTGTTCTCTAAGTAACTTCAAAGTTTTTCTAAGCATAATAACCAAGCACACTCTTCTGCTTATGGAGATTCTTGTGGTAAGTCCTTCttctataatatatttatattaaactaATCCCATtacccttttttctttctttcttttcttttttattattttctttcgtTTTCTTGTTGCACtttccttcactttcttcttgTCTCTATTGGCTAAATCCATGTGCCAAACTGTAGCTTAGCTAGGGTTTTACTGGGTCGTtttcgtatttgaattttcttcttcaGCAACTATCTAGACAGATAAAGAATAgaaactttattttgtttttttagagtgagagagagagagagagagagagagagagagagtcaaggGTTTTAggtgggaaaggaaaaaaaaaaaaaaaaaaaaaaaaccactgtaACTTTTTTCAATATGAGCTATTTATGCCAAAACctcaattttctctttttctgtACCCTTTCCTGGATACTTCCTTTAATGGGTATCTGttagtgtttttttcttttcagaatTCCTGCCTTTTAAGTTTGTAAGATGTTGGGTGAGGAAGACAAGAAGAACCGGCTTCCCGGTTCCGGTTCTTCCCGGAAAACCTATCTACGGTCTGTTTCTTGGTCAGACCGGTCACCAACTAAGCCTATTTCTAATCCCAGACCGCAAAACAATAGCAAAGCTCGGTCTTGTTTGCCACCACTTCAGCCCCTTTCTATTGCCCGTCGAAATGTTGAGGAGTGGCCAAGAGCCGGTTCTGATGATCTTGGCATTTGGCCTCATCCTCAAACCCCAAGACCAAGTGTTAACCCACCTGAGAATTCGAATTCCAATTCGAATTCCGAACAAGAAGTTAGAGAATTCCAGTTCAAGAGGGACAAGCTTGCCTTTTATGACAAGGAATGCTCCAGAATTGCTGAGCATATATACTTAGGAAGTGATGCTGTGGCTAAGAACCGtgagattttaagaaaaaatgggATCACCCATGTGCTGAATTGTGTTGGGTTTGTTTGTCCAGAGTATTTCAAGATTGATCTTGTGTACAAAACGCTCTGGTTGCAAGATAGCCCATCTGAGGATATTACAAGTATCCTCTACGATGTGTTTGACTACTTTGAAGATGTTCGAGAACAAGGTGGGCGGGTTCTTGTGCATTGTTGCCAGGGGGTGTCACGGTCGACCTCTCTGGTCATTGCATACCTCATGTGGAGGGAAGGCCAGAGCTTTGAAGATGCATTTCAATTCGTGAAGGCAGCAAGAGGGGTGACTAATCCGAACATGGGTTTTGCTTGTCAGCTTCTGCAGTGCCAGAAACGGGTTCATGCTGTGCCTGTTAGTCCAAATTCCATGGTAAGGATGTATCGTATGGCCCCACATTCGCCATATGatcctcttcatcttgttcCCAAAATGATAAACCATCCAAGTACACAAGCACTTGATTCTCGTGGGGCATTCATTTTACATGTTCCTTCTGCTATATAtgtttggagtgggaagaattGCAGCTCTGTGATGTCAAAAAATGCAAGGGCAGCAGCCTTTCAGGTTATCCGGTATGAGAGGGCAAAAGGTCCGATCTGTAACATTGAAGAAGGTGAGGAGCCGGCTGAATTTTGGGATGCTCTTTCCAGTGGGCAGCCCTTAGTCGATGATTGCAGCAAGGTGGaggtcaaaaaaaaagaaacttggtCTCCTGGAAGTGATAAGGCTTCTACAGAAATTCGGACTGGAGTTGGTGAAAGGAAGTTAGATGAATATGATTTGGATTTTGAACTTTTCCACAAGGCACTTGCAGGTGGGGTTGTTCCACCTTTTTCAGTATCAAATATGGGATCAGAAACTTGCCTTCCTGCTAGAGAAAATGGATGGAGCAGACTAAGACGGAAGTTTGCTATGGGTGGTATGAAAGAACTTGTTATGTCCTCCAAGGTGAACTGTGAAACTACTCCATCAAATGATGTGTCAACCATGAGTACGGATACCCATAAAGAAGGAGAACGGCCTGCCTCATTGGTTGATCCTTCATCACCTTTATCACCACCGACAGATTTATGTGGTTCACCTGATTCGTTTAAATGTTTTCCAAATAGTAGTCCAGAAAGGATAGTGGATACTAGTAAACAAGTAGAACACTCAGTAACTCTAGCTAATCCTTTGTCATCGCCAACACCTCCGTGTGGGTCACCAGATTCTGTCTCTTGTTTCCGTGAAAGAAGTACCAAGTTCAATTCCAAATCCCCTACACTATCGCCTTCTACCTCTGATTATGCCAGTTCATTTACCTTTTCACCATCATCTTCTAATTGGTCTGATTTATCATACTTTTCCTCACGGCAGCCTTCACCTTCTGGCTTGGACTCTACAGATCCATTTTTCGTCAAGACTGTTCCTTTGCTAGACACTTCTAATATTCCATATAAAGAAAACACCCCTTCATCACCAGAGACGTTTTATGCTAATCCTTCGTTGAGAGGGGCAAGTCCTTGTACATCAGGTAAAGGGATTGCCCCCTCTATTGCAGAGCGCAGGGGGAGTAATCCTCCACCTCTGATGTTGCTACCTTCAATTGATGAGCCACCTCCTGTTCCAAGGAATCTGGTAAGGTCATGGTCCTTCTCTATTCCTGACGAAGAAGATGATGTGATGGAAGACACAGATTTCAGCCAATCTGAGAATGAAGACGACGGGGATGAAGTAATGCTAGAGGCGAACTGTAGGGACGAAATACAAAGGAGTAAAGATGAGAAAGAGGATGGTAAATCTTATATATCATCTGGTGAAATTGATGCTGATGTTACGACCTCGGTTTTGTACGAGTTGCCTTCTTTCAATAAAATTGGGAGTCATAGCATTCACATTCTTGATTCTAAATCAGCATATATTTTGTTAGCTCCAGATGTGGGTTTGGGCAAAAAATATCCtggcattttatttttatggttgggAAGTAAAATTTTGCATGAGGATGGGTGGAATCACAGTGACACAAGTGAGAATGGTGTTTTTAACTTGGAAACGATTGGACACAACTTCCTTAGTCGTCTGGATCTGCCTCTGAATACTCCTCTGCAGGTAAATATATTAACTTTGTACATCTCTTTTCTCATTTGTTTCCTGTTACATGTCCTGGTTAACACACTATTATTAACATGATATGCGAGATTATATAGATTGTCCATCTTAAGGTGATGATAATTTAAAGTGAGACAATTATTGTGcaggaattttaaaaattatgcttgaATGTTAATTTTATGTCTACTATGGCAGCTGACACTAGTTTCAGAAAACAGATTTCTACCggggaaaaaattatatgttgCTCTTAACTAAAGTGAATTTAccacattttttctttgaacaaattaattaatgcattcaATTGGATTGCAATTAGTCCCTTACATTTATTGCTCATtttatttctagattttattttaaatttgatggtTCTATTGTTTCACAAGCTTATATATGAAGGTGAAACTAGAAAAGTTTTATAGTAATCTACTTGTATTGAAATACTCTCTCTTACcgggagagagaggaaaaaaaagaaaaaaaaaaaaagaaagaaaaagatgacaacaacaacaactttcACGTAGTGCGATTTGGTGGGGGTGAGGTTGGTGCTGGTGAGGCAAGGATGGAGTAGATATAGAGAAACCTTAGTAACCTGACACTCTGTATCTATTACAAAGAAATCTGTTGTTTGGCTTATTCACTTGAGGATTGATGATTACGTGCTTAGATAAACTTATCAGCAAAATATGGAAATGGTCCTTATGATGTTGAGGAAGACCATTACCCTTTTAACATATTGGAAATGCCACTTGTTGAGGTTAGAGCCAAGaattcctaattataaaacatGATGCAACTGTTGAGATAGTCTGTTTTGTGGACCaaggtttaaaaatttagaCTTGATGTTTCAAAATCACATGCATCCACGTTTCCACCAGGTTTACTTGAGAAATGTATTGACCTGGTCTAATTTTAAGTTCTTTCACGTAGTGAATGCCCTAGTTGCAATTGGCATAGATACACCAAATTTAGATTGTAATAGCTTTCAGAGTACCCACTAGGCATCTTAATGCCTTGTATATTTCTAATGCTTAAAATGCCTATTCAATTATTCGGATATGAGATTTCATGATTGATAAGTAAATGTTTTGTTTTGATGTCATGGTATTGAATTCCATTGCTAAAATTTTTGGAAATGATGTTTTTCCAGATAGtaagagaaggagaagaaccAGAGCAGTTCCTAAACCATCTCAGCCATATATTATTAGCGAAAATGGATGACAGAAGTTACGGTTAAGATTGGTTTTGGAAATTTGAATGGCTTtcataaaagaaattataatgtTACGGTGGTTAAACTAGATGGAATTTGAGGATCAATCTGTGATATTTGGGAAGATAAGAAAGGTGAGTTAGCATCCCTGGCAGCTTCCTTATCTGCTTGTGTGATGTTTGGGAAGATAAGAAAATATGTACAGAGAACAAGCCCGCAGTGCATCAATACTAATTTCAAAGTAAATAGTCTCAGgattctctctgttttttttttttggcagaatATAATATATCAGTTGGAATAAgcaacttttcttttcttttttctcttttatgttttttttttttttttttaattttttttttaatacatccaGCACCTAAGGTGTTGGTGTTTGAGTTGGAAACAAGAAGCAAAGCTATCTTATTGTATGAAATTTTGTCATGCGCAGCAGTCTGCAGATCTTATATTCAGTATGGTTTTCCTCTCTGCAAGTTTCTGAAGATGCATATAAAATGTACCTCATTCAGTTTGGTAATTCTCAAAGATCAaaactatatttaattaaaagatcAATTTACTCAgccttaaaaggaaaaaaaaaataaaaaataaaaaaaatcaaatcataagcCTTAAGTCTGCATCAAACGTTGacccaaacaaattaataggaTGGAAAATATTTAGTCCAATGTTGTACTTGGAATAAAGTTTGAATTCAGCTTACGagtgtttcatttttttggtaacAAAATTCAGCTTACGAGTTTGGAATACAACTAGCCAAACAAGAAATTAGGTGGGTTAATTTCATCTGGATGGTGAAACAAAGAATCAGAAAAACATTAACATTTGGTCAAATTTCCTCCTTAAAGACCAGTCTATACCACATCTAACTTATCGGTAGGCTCTGTTTATTCTCTCCATGAACTGTGAAACAGAAAATAAGCAATTTCTCTCACCGTGCCAAAGACTGACCAAGAATGGGACAATGgaggaataaaataaattaaaatctttattattattatattttgtcaTGGCTTTGTTTTATACAATTATTTCTATACGAGAAAATTTTGGCCATATTGGACCCAAATAAATATGGATAGGATGAGATTGCAATATACTATAAGGAAATATGGGTTTTGAGCTGTATTTattcaaacttaagataccctACTAACGGAAAATATTGGCTATTAGATTATAACTCGTCAAACTTCACAGCTGCTAAACCATCTGAGAGAATCAGAAGTTAGAATATAACATGGataatatgtaaattttataatgtttatttcattatttgtcaaactcattattttgcatgaagctaACCCACCCGTCCAACTACCCGTCAAGTAATCCCACTTATTacctaaaaataaaacaaaataaaagttcaGTAATCCCActtaaaagggggaaaaaaatgattCTATGCAATTCAAATACATCAGTCAACGAGTAAAAAGAAGTTCGTTCTTTGTCCAGTCGCCTGTGTTTTGTTTTAAGTCTAAAGAATCTTTTTGAACCATAACCTAATATTCAAAACGagaattttcaaacaaaaaagaacaaaaggtAGGTAATTtcgaattatttaaattttttattccatgaaattaataaatcatttcaATGGTTGCTTGTTTCATTcttccaggaaaaaaaaaattgacattgaTGTTCATTCATTGCTAATCGTATCACAAAGACCCCCATATAGTTTTTTCACATTTATATTCTTGCATTATGAATGCTTCTGGGATCTAATTTTGAACATCCTAAAAATGATAAAGGTCAGGAAAAGCAGACGAGTGTTGGTTCACTAAGCTCCATAACCATTTAACCCTTGCTCAATAATTTATATGCCAACTGAAAATAACATAACCTCCTTAAGAAACTTGGCAACTAGCATATTCCAGAGCAAAATTTCAATTTGCTTACTTCCGtcaaaaaaattcacaaactaAATGGAGTGCATTTTGACATAATAGGAAGGGACCAAAAGTAGCATTCATATACTTACAGTCAAAATGTTCACAAACTGTGGAGTGCCCTTTTATCTAATTGAAAGCTACTCCAAAGTAGTATTAATTTACTTTCTGTCCAAAAGTTCATCAACTGTGGACTGTGCACTTTGCTGTATTTGACAAGAAACTGATAGAAACTCACGATTTGGTAATAACAGTGTTCACCACCTTATAATCCGTTCTGACATCTCAAGCGAGCCATTGTTGGACCCAATGCGCTACCTCTCAAGGCCCTGTTAGACCATGGGCTCCTGCCTGAACCCTCTGTTTCGTTCCAATGATCAACTTGAGAAAGTTGGGCTTTTTTGGCATTTAATGCCTCACTAATTTCATCCCAACCActaatttttttcccattttctaCAAAGTTAAATAAGAATGAGATcatcaatgaaaataaaaacatcctGAATGCTCCATGGAAAGCCTGATTTTTAGCATGGAAGAAAATTAATACCTTGTGTTGGAGCTTGAGTTTCCCCATTCTTTTTGGGCCAAAGACCCCATGCAGAGGTTTGATCTCCTTCAGTAACTTCGCTAACCCCATCAGTGACCGCTTTTGGACTGTTCAAGTTTCCATGTTTGACAATTCGGACATCAACCAGTGATGAATAGTCTATCTGCAGAGGAACTTTACTTGTCAATACTAGCGAACAAAAAATAATCAGTAGTGCACAGCCTCCACATGCTGAGGCTACATCAAAAGTGATATATCATCCATGGTTTGCCAGAGTCCAAGGTTAGTCTGTCAGTATATAATTAAGATAAGACACAAACTTAAGCCTTTCAGGAACAATTTTACAGAGACAATTCCGATACCATAAAGCCAGTCAAAAATCAGGTCATACTTGAGCAGTAAAGTGGTTTGGCCACCATATGCTGCATTCATTCTCTTTGATACAATCCTTCCCTAATATTATTCCCCAACAATACACATGAGGGTTTAATATATGGAAGGTCCGATAAACAATCATAATTAGTAAACATAAACTTCCACTTCTTAGTCAACATTTACATATTAGTGAAAAAGTAACCCAAGTCAAAAGAGATGGAATGCCGACTTCTTAAAACCTGCTTTAAGAGATTCCAACTATAGCTCAAAACTTATCCAAGTTGAATCTCTGGCTAAGCTAGATATTATAATTCATTCTTTAATAACGGTTATAGAAGAATTACATTAGCATTTCACTTAACCAGTCCAGTACGGTAAATGTACTACATGAATGAATTCAAGTCTCCATGTGAGCTTAAGCACCAACTTCATCAATTTTGGCTTTGATGAAATAAAATCACAGCCattaagaccaaaaaaaaaaaaaaaaaaaaaacacaaatgaaAAGTAGATATACAGCAgtataacaaaaaatacaggaaaataaaaataaaaataaaagacatgGCTGAGTACCTCTAGAGATCCATCTTCCCCATATAGGGATGGTTGTACTGCAGACGACTCATCTATCTCCTCAAAGACAATTGGATATTCTGGAACTTTCAGTAGTGAAATCCTATTGGATTCAGCATCATATGATGAAACTGTTCCAACCTACAGAAAGAAGAATCAGTTATACAGTATGGGGCCGTGGAAAATTAGTGGTAGGTTAGCAGCAGAAAGAGCGTACTCGGAAGGAGGAAAGCTCAGGAGTCCAGGATGATGATAGCTCAATCAAACGATAAGCAACTTGATCACCAACCTGCAGTACATTAAAAACAAATGAATAATCTTATCCTCAAAAAATAGATGTATCAAACACAAGTTATGATCAATAAAGTTGAACATAATCATTTGGTCTGAAAAACATTTTGCTgttttatctaaaattatatcattttattcaGTCAACCAGTAGTCCAAAGTAGTAGTGGACTGTTCGAAAAAAGATGGAAGGTAGAGCTGAATGGTCTTGACAGCAAAAGGAGAACTACCATATCTCgtttggttttgttttacttttttcaaTGATGATAGAATACAAAGATTCATTGAAGCAATAAATAAAAGCGTCATTCAACAACCTTAGGCAAACTGGTACAGGGTTTAAGCTTATCAAAGTCTATAGGAACATTTACAGGAGCCTCTTCTTCAATAGTTGGCATTCCAGAAGACTCTCCATTCAGATTTTTGTTGTCACTCCTTTTGTCATATGGAGATTTCTCTTTCCCCCATTTTTGTCCCTTTTGCTTGTTGGTTATTCCATTCCACTGAAAAGTTTCCTGAAGTAAGAATTAAGAAGATAAGTTTGTATCAGTGCAATTGGGTCATCCTCTTCCAACCTTTGCCAATTCttctctaaaaaaataaaagtctctAGGAACATTTACAAGAGCCTCTTCTTCAATAGTTGGTATTTCAGAAGACTCTCCATTCAGATTTTTGCGGTCACTTCTTTTAGAATATGGAGATTTCTCTTTGCCCCATTTTTGTCCCTTTTTCTTGTTGGTTATTCCATTCCActgaaaaaataagtaaaaaaccATAAGAAAACAGAAGTCAAAGGAACTAGGAGTTTGGGTGGAAAATTATACAAAACTTTTTGCTATTATCATAGAATTTAGATAGataagaaaacaaatgaaaagacATAGCAGCTGCAGAAGCTGCAAGCAAGAGAGCTTCCATtaggagaaagaaaaataataactgaAACATACCACCAAAGTTTGATGTTCCTGGATGGCCTGATCAGAATCTACTGGAAAAACACACATATCAGATGATTGAAGAACTTGGTTTTACATAAAACTCCAATTCTGCATATGTACCCATAGCATCACATAGCATCACTAGCTAAATTATGATGCTAAAACTATCCCACCAAAACACACACCTTGACTGAAGGGCTCAAACCGAATGTGTCCTGGCCTAATTACCACAGgaacaatgtcatcatcttcatcattacaTCTGTTTGGGTGTTGATGTTCTTCATCACATTTGTGATTATCTTTGACAGATGAACGTTGATTATCCGTTAAAAGTATCTGCCTCTGCTCTAGctgcaaaattgaaaatcataaacaaaaaattttaaaacacaaatccAGGTACTCACATTCTACGGACATATACTTTAGAAATTTTCTGTCGCCAACAACCAAATAGATCATTAGTTTGGGTTACCATGCAGATCAAGGCATTTGCATACATATAAAAACACTTATCATAACATGAGTCAGTAACCTGTGTTTGTGTGCACTGGTGGGGACATACATGTGTATGATAGTTGGCACATGTGTTTAACTTGATCAGTAACTATTATACCAACAAATTACCTCCTTTTTTTTAGCTTCTTCTCTTAACCATCGCCTTTTGGCCTTCTTACGCCGAGCACTTCTACTAGCCAACTGATTGAAAGACAGAAACACAAAAAGGATGGGATAAATTACAATACTAAACCTTTTAAAGATGAATAAATTAAcatgtagaaaaaaataataataaaactaaaaaaggtTAAACTCATCTTACAAGAGCATCTATCTACACTGCCTGATATGGTTGACTGTATGGGTAAAGCTGCATGGTTTCGATTAAAGGTTCATTTTCATATCCCTAGTCTTAAAATACTAGACTTACctttttattaattcaattgGTTTTCTACTACGCAATGCTTTTTACTTATAAACTCATTTTGAGTTTAAATTTCCTACTTCAATGATCTTGCTCTCTACCACACTGGTAGATAAGCTATCTAGGATTagaaatatatgaaagaaaataCTCATATATCTAAAGCAAACTGttccttttataatttaaaCGCATTCCACAAACAAACATGAAACTACACATCCAACAAAAACACTAGTGGTAGTCTAACCTTTTTAGTACCATCAGGCATATTAGATAAAACTGCACACTTTTTGCCATAAACATCTGGGTTGCTTGACTCATCTGCTTCACTCTCTGCTGACTTGTCCTTCTGGGCAGAAATCTTTCCAGGAAGGGAACTGCAATTTTGTAAGCTTTCGTTTGGCTCTGCCTCAATACCATTCGGTTCTTCTGGAGCATCAGAAGATTCTTCAGCAGCAGAAAATTTACTTCTCTTCCTCCtgtgattaaaaattaataaatagattaaaatagataaaagtagAAAACTTAgtaataaagaagaaaagaatacaATACATTTACTATAAAATACCTTTAACTAGTTTTCCATTCTAATGTATACAACAATTCTCATTTGTTACATCTGAATCAGACATGAAAACCATTTTACTCTCCAGCACAAGCACTGAAATTCCAGGCAAAGAGCAAGAACATGATTTTATTAGATATATCATAAACAGGATGTTTACATACTTTGAGCTCTGTCGCATCTTCGATGCCTTCCTTTTCTTGGAAACTTTCTTTTTATCTGGTGTACCATCTGCATGCAGTGTCTCTTCCAACTGATCAGGTATATCCTCTTCAGTTTCACTTTGATAACCTCCAGTCTCCTTTTCAAATTCCTCATTTGCCAAAAGCTTCATGCCTGCCTTTATGGGTGTATTATCTGGTATCCTTTCAAGCTCAAGAGTCTTATTTCCATTACGAAGTGTGAAAATATCATCCGACACAGACTGTTTCCTTTTCACTCTGTTTAAgaaaaccatataattaaaaCCCCATTGTTGTCCTTGCCAGAATATAAACATAtggtttaaaagaaaagaaagataaaaaaataaaggcacCCTTCAAAAACTGACCGGACAATATCTTTATCCTTCAAAATACAAATTGACTCAAAAGGAGGTAATACAAAGCCATCCATCTGCAAGAAATAATAAGAAAACGTATCAAAATCAGGAAATTAACACAGGCAATGTCGACAAGAACGCAGAGACGAATAAATAAATGCCCCACAACGCTAAATTTTTGGAATACCCAAGAGACATTTAAGCGTTTTACTGGCGTTTTACAGAAAACTCGCAGAAGAAATAAGCACCAATCACAGAAGTAATAACATTGATGATCCTTGTACACATTTCCACACCATAGATATGTATACCATACCAAAACACAAAGAGGAATCAACCTTCAAATTTAGGAGaggctaaaaaaaagaaaaaagaaaaaagaaaaaagaaaaaagtaaaaaaaaaaaaccataatagCAAATAAAAATGTAGGAAAAGATAGAGAAATCAACAGCATTCATTTCAAACCGCTAGTGCCATTGAGGTTTAAAAAAGTtagcacaaaaaacaaaagtaaaacgAAAGAAACAGAATAGCGTGGTGTTTTTAAGACGGAAATTAGAGCGAGAGAGAGGGCTTACAGAGAGAACGAGGCCATTGGGGCAAGCGTCGTGGAGGTCAAAAACACGAAGGATGAAATCGATGAGGTCGGAGATGGCTTCAAGCTCTGGTTTGATGAGAATCCAACTTCGCTTCAGTCCCTCCGACCTCTGTGACTCGCTTAGTATGCTCCGGTTTTCGAACACCAACCGAACCCTCATACTCTCCGTCGTCATTGATACACAGAGAGATAGATAGAGAGacaaaagatgaagaagaagctgaaaagtttttttttttttttttttttttcccagctTTCGCACCCCTTCTTAAACCCACAGAAATGGGGTTTTTCCACCTCTCTTTCACTGTCCTTCCACAAATTTGTTCCTTTTCCAGGTGGAGCCCCCAGCTTCCCCTATACAAGTTTTtcctgcaaaataaaaaaattaaaatgcgcTTCAACTATGGACTTATCGATGACTTTAACAAAGCCCAAATATAGATGGGTAGCTTGTAAGCCCAAACCATCCACATGACCCCTTATTAGAAGCCCTTTCAGTGCAAGACAATTTTACATTTTCAGTTGGACTTCAAAaagatttgtttatttattcattttttaaaattttatcttttggaCTAAAACTTCAAAAGATTGTTGAACAAGCCTATTTGTTGATCGTGTGCCCACATTTTTATGTTTGAGACtcatttttaacttcttttttattattgttattattattattctttttcgtTGATATTAAGCAAGCTCTAATTTTGCTTTCGCAAAACATCATAATATGTCATTTTTCTCAATTCTGACAAGGCCAATGTTATTGCCAAGATCAACACCCAAAACCAAGTTTTGATCACACATTACCTTAGATAATATATTCAAACAATGAAGCTTATATCATTGGAAGCCTGAGCACGGGCCGGCTGAAGGCATAGGCCACTAAGGCATATGCCATTGGGcccccaaaaatatattttctatattatatatacatatatatatttattaaataaaatattattattaatttattttggaaatataagAAGTTGGTTATTGTTAggattctaaattatttttaattgattatctATTGCtataattatctataattatCTTTATCGTTGGAAAAGAATACTAATaaagtttaattgaaattttttatattttatttctataattaattagattataacggttaaaaaaaaaaacacatattaaatactcattccCATTTCTGCAGAGTTTATGAGTTTTTATCTTTTGCTAATTTCCTTTATTCTCTTCTCATTCACTCATCTTTCATAGTTGTTTAATCTTTGATACTCAACataaataattacaattttAATCCAGAAGGTCCCAAAATTAAAGGTAAGcttgttggtttttatttattttaatgaatttacatTCATTCTCCTcatatattatatctatatttatatatatatatatatatattattttatatgaatttatgatgaTGTTATTTACTAATCATTCTtattgttcttatatatatatatatatatagctcacAGTTTTGTTctgtattttgtgtttttatttttttttatatcttttattcaattaaattgaTTGGATTTGAATCCTTACATGGTGTTTTTAATTTGGGCAAATTATTCTCCTAGAtacttattttaattaatctaaata is a genomic window containing:
- the LOC107428443 gene encoding protein-tyrosine-phosphatase MKP1-like, with translation MLGEEDKKNRLPGSGSSRKTYLRSVSWSDRSPTKPISNPRPQNNSKARSCLPPLQPLSIARRNVEEWPRAGSDDLGIWPHPQTPRPSVNPPENSNSNSNSEQEVREFQFKRDKLAFYDKECSRIAEHIYLGSDAVAKNREILRKNGITHVLNCVGFVCPEYFKIDLVYKTLWLQDSPSEDITSILYDVFDYFEDVREQGGRVLVHCCQGVSRSTSLVIAYLMWREGQSFEDAFQFVKAARGVTNPNMGFACQLLQCQKRVHAVPVSPNSMVRMYRMAPHSPYDPLHLVPKMINHPSTQALDSRGAFILHVPSAIYVWSGKNCSSVMSKNARAAAFQVIRYERAKGPICNIEEGEEPAEFWDALSSGQPLVDDCSKVEVKKKETWSPGSDKASTEIRTGVGERKLDEYDLDFELFHKALAGGVVPPFSVSNMGSETCLPARENGWSRLRRKFAMGGMKELVMSSKVNCETTPSNDVSTMSTDTHKEGERPASLVDPSSPLSPPTDLCGSPDSFKCFPNSSPERIVDTSKQVEHSVTLANPLSSPTPPCGSPDSVSCFRERSTKFNSKSPTLSPSTSDYASSFTFSPSSSNWSDLSYFSSRQPSPSGLDSTDPFFVKTVPLLDTSNIPYKENTPSSPETFYANPSLRGASPCTSGKGIAPSIAERRGSNPPPLMLLPSIDEPPPVPRNLVRSWSFSIPDEEDDVMEDTDFSQSENEDDGDEVMLEANCRDEIQRSKDEKEDGKSYISSGEIDADVTTSVLYELPSFNKIGSHSIHILDSKSAYILLAPDVGLGKKYPGILFLWLGSKILHEDGWNHSDTSENGVFNLETIGHNFLSRLDLPLNTPLQIVREGEEPEQFLNHLSHILLAKMDDRSYG
- the LOC107428457 gene encoding coilin isoform X2, whose protein sequence is MTTESMRVRLVFENRSILSESQRSEGLKRSWILIKPELEAISDLIDFILRVFDLHDACPNGLVLSMDGFVLPPFESICILKDKDIVRVKRKQSVSDDIFTLRNGNKTLELERIPDNTPIKAGMKLLANEEFEKETGGYQSETEEDIPDQLEETLHADGTPDKKKVSKKRKASKMRQSSKRKRSKFSAAEESSDAPEEPNGIEAEPNESLQNCSSLPGKISAQKDKSAESEADESSNPDVYGKKCAVLSNMPDGTKKLASRSARRKKAKRRWLREEAKKKELEQRQILLTDNQRSSVKDNHKCDEEHQHPNRCNDEDDDIVPVVIRPGHIRFEPFSQDSDQAIQEHQTLVWNGITNKKKGQKWGKEKSPYSKRSDRKNLNGESSEIPTIEEEALETFQWNGITNKQKGQKWGKEKSPYDKRSDNKNLNGESSGMPTIEEEAPVNVPIDFDKLKPCTSLPKVGDQVAYRLIELSSSWTPELSSFRVGTVSSYDAESNRISLLKVPEYPIVFEEIDESSAVQPSLYGEDGSLEIDYSSLVDVRIVKHGNLNSPKAVTDGVSEVTEGDQTSAWGLWPKKNGETQAPTQENGKKISGWDEISEALNAKKAQLSQVDHWNETEGSGRSPWSNRALRGSALGPTMARLRCQNGL
- the LOC107428457 gene encoding coilin isoform X1, with amino-acid sequence MTTESMRVRLVFENRSILSESQRSEGLKRSWILIKPELEAISDLIDFILRVFDLHDACPNGLVLSMDGFVLPPFESICILKDKDIVRVKRKQSVSDDIFTLRNGNKTLELERIPDNTPIKAGMKLLANEEFEKETGGYQSETEEDIPDQLEETLHADGTPDKKKVSKKRKASKMRQSSKRKRSKFSAAEESSDAPEEPNGIEAEPNESLQNCSSLPGKISAQKDKSAESEADESSNPDVYGKKCAVLSNMPDGTKKLASRSARRKKAKRRWLREEAKKKELEQRQILLTDNQRSSVKDNHKCDEEHQHPNRCNDEDDDIVPVVIRPGHIRFEPFSQVDSDQAIQEHQTLVWNGITNKKKGQKWGKEKSPYSKRSDRKNLNGESSEIPTIEEEALETFQWNGITNKQKGQKWGKEKSPYDKRSDNKNLNGESSGMPTIEEEAPVNVPIDFDKLKPCTSLPKVGDQVAYRLIELSSSWTPELSSFRVGTVSSYDAESNRISLLKVPEYPIVFEEIDESSAVQPSLYGEDGSLEIDYSSLVDVRIVKHGNLNSPKAVTDGVSEVTEGDQTSAWGLWPKKNGETQAPTQENGKKISGWDEISEALNAKKAQLSQVDHWNETEGSGRSPWSNRALRGSALGPTMARLRCQNGL